A window from Falco naumanni isolate bFalNau1 chromosome 3, bFalNau1.pat, whole genome shotgun sequence encodes these proteins:
- the OPRD1 gene encoding delta-type opioid receptor: protein MELPTALPTAAGTAWGNGSAWAPLPGQGANDTGPPRAKNATSILIAIVITALYSVVCVVGLLGNVLVMYGIVRYTKMKTATNIYIFNLALADALATSTLPFQSAKYLMETWPFGELLCKVVLSIDYYNMFTSIFTLTMMSVDRYVAVCHPVKALDFRTPAKAKVINVCIWVLSSLIGVPIMAMAVTKSKADGMVLCTLQFPDPPIYWDTVTKICVFIFAFMVPILVITICYGLMILRLKSVRLLSGSKEKDRNLRRITRMVLVVVAAFIICWTPIHIFVIVWTLVDIDKKNPYVVASLHFCIALGYTNSSLNPVLYAFLDENFKRCFREFCLPFRARVDQNSFSRARNTTRERVSTCTPSEARNKPA from the exons ATGGAGCTGCCCACGGCGCTGCCCACGGCTGCCGGTACCGCCTGGGGCAACGGCTCCGCCTGGGCCCCCCTGCCCGGCCAGGGGGCCAACGACACGGGGCCACCGCGGGCCAAGAACGCCACCTCCATCCTCATCGCCATCGTCATCACCGCGCTCTACTCCGTGGTGTGCGTGGTCGGGCTGCTGGGCAACGTCCTGGTGATGTACGGCATCGTCAG GTACACCAAGATGAAGACAGCCACCAACATCTACATCTTCAACCTGGCCCTGGCAGATGCGCTGGCCACCAGCACACTGCCCTTCCAGAGCGCCAAGTACCTGATGGAGACCTGGCCCTTTggggagctgctctgcaaagtTGTGCTCTCCATTGACTACTACAACATGTTCACCAGTATCTTCACCCTCACCATGATGAGTGTGGACCGCTACGTCGCTGTGTGCCACCCAGTCAAGGCCCTGGACTTCCGCACACCAGCCAAGGCCAAGGTCATCAATGTCTGCATCTGGGTGCTTTCCTCCCTCATCGGTGTGCCCATCATGGCCATGGCGGTCACCAAGTCAAAAG CAGATGGGATGGTGCTGTGCACGCTCCAGTTTCCCGATCCTCCCATCTACTGGGACACCGTGACCAAGATCTGTGTCTTCATCTTCGCCTTCATGGTGCCCATCTTGGTCATCACCATCTGCTATGGGCTGATGATCCTTCGCCTGAAGAGCGTCCGCCTCCTCTCGGGCTCCAAGGAGAAGGACCGCAACCTGCGGCGCATCACGCGcatggtgctggtggtggtggcagcctTCATCATCTGTTGGACACCCATCCACATCTTCGTCATCGTCTGGACGCTGGTGGACATAGATAAGAAGAACCCCTACGTGGTGGCCAGCCTGCACTTCTGCATTGCCCTGGGTTACACCAACAGCAGCCTCAACCCCGTCCTTTATGCTTTCCTGGATGAAAATTTCAAGAGGTGTTTCCGAGAGTTTTGCCTGCCTTTCCGAGCCCGCGTGGACCAGAACAGCTTCTCCCGCGCCAGAAACACCACGCGGGAGCGGGTCTCCACCTGCACACCTTCCGAAGCTCGCAACAAGCCAGCATGA